From a region of the Corvus cornix cornix isolate S_Up_H32 chromosome 2, ASM73873v5, whole genome shotgun sequence genome:
- the MAPK15 gene encoding mitogen-activated protein kinase 15 isoform X2 — protein MSPPEVEPLVCRKYEIKRRLGKGAYGIVWKAIDRKTGETVAVKKIFDAFRNRTDAQRTFREIMFLQKFGEHPNIIKLLDVIQAENDKDIYLIFESMETDLHAVIKKGNLLKDIHKCYIVYQLLRATKFIHSGNVIHRDQKPSNILLDAQCCVKLCDFGLARSLCQLSEDQPTPALTEYVATRWYRAPEILLASRNYTKGVDMWSIGCILGEMLLGKPLFPGTSTMNQIEQILRVIPAPSPEDILALQSEYKASVINHMSSRQRVAFEEIFPSSTPLPALDLLKKLLVFNPDKRLTAEEALRHPYVNRFHCPSREPSLDFDVILPLGDDVQLSVAEYRNKLYEMILEKKSKSLPKEQGQRENIQLSQSESSTLLSGFSSVAVSTRKGQQEPTPPLLNPSHVHTGATAGVQPIGSSQSKDLARTVCQRSQTSVMMYNPITHTTVQRNANPGAGIRNCSAPPQQSRIPNNGKLGRQITQPNTRLSPTSVQSLYNLAVCCLVTAGTCRSDGRKLMTEEEYGRRNHRFIESQNHRLLGLEAT, from the exons ATGAGCCCGCCCGAGGTGGAGCCGCTCGTGTGCCGCAAATACGAGATCAAGAGGCGCCTGGGCAAGGGG GCCTATGGCATTGTCTGGAAAGCAATTGACCGCAAGACAGGAGAAACAGTTGCTGTTAAAAAGATTTTTGatgctttcagaaacagaacagatgCTCAG AGAACATTTCGAGAGATTATGTTCCTGCAG AAATTTGGAGAACATCCAAATATCATCAAGCTGCTCGATGTTATCCAAGCAGAGAATGACAAGGACATCTACCTCATCTTCGAGTCCATGG AGACAGATTTACATGCTGTGATTAAGAAGGGGAATTTGCTGAAAGACATCCACAAGTGTTACATTGTCTACCAGCTCCTGAGGGCAACTAAATTCATCCACTCAGGGAATGTTATTCACAGGGATCAGAAG CCTTCCAATATCCTGCTGGATGCACAGTGCTGTGTGAAGCTGTGTGACTTCGGGCTAGCCCgttccctgtgccagctgagTGAGGACCAGCCCACCCCTGCACTGACTGAGTATGTGGCCACACGCTGGTACCGAGCCCCCGAGATCTTACTGGCCTCTCGCAA TTACACTAAGGGTGTAGACATGTGGAGCATTGGCTGTATTCTTGGCGAGATGCTGCTTGGAAAGCCTCTTTTTCCTGGGACATCAACAATGAATCAAATAGAGCAGATCCTGAGGGTCATCCCTGCTCCGTCCCCAGAAG ATATTTTGGCTCTGCAGTCAGAGTACAAGGCCTCAGTTATTAACCACATGAGTTCCCG GCAGCGAGTAGCATTTGAGGAGATTTTCCCATCCTCTACTCCATTGCCTGCCTTGGATCTGCTGAAGAAACTTCTGGTATTTAACCCTGACAAACGGCTCACAGCAGAGGAGGCTCTGCGGCATCCTTATGTGAACAG ATTCCACTGTCCTTCTAGGGAGCCCTCTTTGGATTTTGATGTGATCCTTCCTTTGGGTGATGATGTCCAGCTGTCTGTGGCAGAATATCGAAATAAATTATATGAG atgATCCTTGAAAAGAAGTCAAAGAGCCTTCCAAAGGAGCAagggcagagagaaaacattcaGCTGAGCCAGTCTGAATCCAGCACACTTCTCTCAGGTTTCAGCTCAGTGGCTGTATCTACCAGGAAAGGCCAGCAAGAACCAACACCCCCTCTTCTAAACCCTTCACATGTGCACACTGGAGCCACAGCTGGGGTCCAGCCAATAGGATCCAGCCAGAGCAAGGATTTGGCCAGAACTGTGTGTCAGAGGTCACAGACTAGTGTGATGATGTACAACCCCATCACACACACCACTGTGCAGA gaaaTGCAAATCCTGGTGCTGGGATCAGGAACTGTTCTGCACCACCTCAACAGTCCAGAATCCCCAACAATGGGAAACTAGGGAGACAAATCACACAGCCAAACACTCGGCTCTCTCCTACCAGTGTGCAGAGCCTTTACAAT ctgGCTGTCTGCTGCCTGGTGACTGCTGGCACCTGCAGAAGTGATGGGAGGAAGCTTATGACAGAAGAAGAGTACGGAAGGAGGAACCacagattcatagaatcacagaatcacagactgctTGGGTTGGAAGCGACCTAA
- the MAPK15 gene encoding mitogen-activated protein kinase 15 isoform X3: protein MSPPEVEPLVCRKYEIKRRLGKGAYGIVWKAIDRKTGETVAVKKIFDAFRNRTDAQRTFREIMFLQKFGEHPNIIKLLDVIQAENDKDIYLIFESMETDLHAVIKKGNLLKDIHKCYIVYQLLRATKFIHSGNVIHRDQKPSNILLDAQCCVKLCDFGLARSLCQLSEDQPTPALTEYVATRWYRAPEILLASRNYTKGVDMWSIGCILGEMLLGKPLFPGTSTMNQIEQILRVIPAPSPEDILALQSEYKASVINHMSSRQRVAFEEIFPSSTPLPALDLLKKLLVFNPDKRLTAEEALRHPYVNRFHCPSREPSLDFDVILPLGDDVQLSVAEYRNKLYEMILEKKSKSLPKEQGQRENIQLSQSESSTLLSGFSSVAVSTRKGQQEPTPPLLNPSHVHTGATAGVQPIGSSQSKDLARTVCQRSQTSVMMYNPITHTTVQRNANPGAGIRNCSAPPQQSRIPNNGKLGRQITQPNTRLSPTSVQSLYNKAKFHEILLLRHREGVASLQWDYRKLYIPVSMLILDMFSSLT from the exons ATGAGCCCGCCCGAGGTGGAGCCGCTCGTGTGCCGCAAATACGAGATCAAGAGGCGCCTGGGCAAGGGG GCCTATGGCATTGTCTGGAAAGCAATTGACCGCAAGACAGGAGAAACAGTTGCTGTTAAAAAGATTTTTGatgctttcagaaacagaacagatgCTCAG AGAACATTTCGAGAGATTATGTTCCTGCAG AAATTTGGAGAACATCCAAATATCATCAAGCTGCTCGATGTTATCCAAGCAGAGAATGACAAGGACATCTACCTCATCTTCGAGTCCATGG AGACAGATTTACATGCTGTGATTAAGAAGGGGAATTTGCTGAAAGACATCCACAAGTGTTACATTGTCTACCAGCTCCTGAGGGCAACTAAATTCATCCACTCAGGGAATGTTATTCACAGGGATCAGAAG CCTTCCAATATCCTGCTGGATGCACAGTGCTGTGTGAAGCTGTGTGACTTCGGGCTAGCCCgttccctgtgccagctgagTGAGGACCAGCCCACCCCTGCACTGACTGAGTATGTGGCCACACGCTGGTACCGAGCCCCCGAGATCTTACTGGCCTCTCGCAA TTACACTAAGGGTGTAGACATGTGGAGCATTGGCTGTATTCTTGGCGAGATGCTGCTTGGAAAGCCTCTTTTTCCTGGGACATCAACAATGAATCAAATAGAGCAGATCCTGAGGGTCATCCCTGCTCCGTCCCCAGAAG ATATTTTGGCTCTGCAGTCAGAGTACAAGGCCTCAGTTATTAACCACATGAGTTCCCG GCAGCGAGTAGCATTTGAGGAGATTTTCCCATCCTCTACTCCATTGCCTGCCTTGGATCTGCTGAAGAAACTTCTGGTATTTAACCCTGACAAACGGCTCACAGCAGAGGAGGCTCTGCGGCATCCTTATGTGAACAG ATTCCACTGTCCTTCTAGGGAGCCCTCTTTGGATTTTGATGTGATCCTTCCTTTGGGTGATGATGTCCAGCTGTCTGTGGCAGAATATCGAAATAAATTATATGAG atgATCCTTGAAAAGAAGTCAAAGAGCCTTCCAAAGGAGCAagggcagagagaaaacattcaGCTGAGCCAGTCTGAATCCAGCACACTTCTCTCAGGTTTCAGCTCAGTGGCTGTATCTACCAGGAAAGGCCAGCAAGAACCAACACCCCCTCTTCTAAACCCTTCACATGTGCACACTGGAGCCACAGCTGGGGTCCAGCCAATAGGATCCAGCCAGAGCAAGGATTTGGCCAGAACTGTGTGTCAGAGGTCACAGACTAGTGTGATGATGTACAACCCCATCACACACACCACTGTGCAGA gaaaTGCAAATCCTGGTGCTGGGATCAGGAACTGTTCTGCACCACCTCAACAGTCCAGAATCCCCAACAATGGGAAACTAGGGAGACAAATCACACAGCCAAACACTCGGCTCTCTCCTACCAGTGTGCAGAGCCTTTACAAT aaagcaaagttTCATGAGATACTATTGCTGAGACATCGTGAAGGTGTTGCCAGTCTACAGTGGGACTACAGGAAACTTTATATTCCTGTTTCAATGCTGATTTTGGATATGTTTTCCTCATTAACTTGA
- the MAPK15 gene encoding mitogen-activated protein kinase 15 isoform X5, with amino-acid sequence MSPPEVEPLVCRKYEIKRRLGKGAYGIVWKAIDRKTGETVAVKKIFDAFRNRTDAQRTFREIMFLQKFGEHPNIIKLLDVIQAENDKDIYLIFESMETDLHAVIKKGNLLKDIHKCYIVYQLLRATKFIHSGNVIHRDQKPSNILLDAQCCVKLCDFGLARSLCQLSEDQPTPALTEYVATRWYRAPEILLASRNYTKGVDMWSIGCILGEMLLGKPLFPGTSTMNQIEQILRVIPAPSPEDILALQSEYKASVINHMSSRQRVAFEEIFPSSTPLPALDLLKKLLVFNPDKRLTAEEALRHPYVNRFHCPSREPSLDFDVILPLGDDVQLSVAEYRNKLYEMILEKKSKSLPKEQGQRENIQLSQSESSTLLSGFSSVAVSTRKGQQEPTPPLLNPSHVHTGATAGVQPIGSSQSKDLARTVCQRSQTSVMMYNPITHTTVQRNANPGAGIRNCSAPPQQSRIPNNGKLGRQITQPNTRLSPTSVQSLYNSTPLCISGGRCPCPWQGCGTKWSFCIQLIQI; translated from the exons ATGAGCCCGCCCGAGGTGGAGCCGCTCGTGTGCCGCAAATACGAGATCAAGAGGCGCCTGGGCAAGGGG GCCTATGGCATTGTCTGGAAAGCAATTGACCGCAAGACAGGAGAAACAGTTGCTGTTAAAAAGATTTTTGatgctttcagaaacagaacagatgCTCAG AGAACATTTCGAGAGATTATGTTCCTGCAG AAATTTGGAGAACATCCAAATATCATCAAGCTGCTCGATGTTATCCAAGCAGAGAATGACAAGGACATCTACCTCATCTTCGAGTCCATGG AGACAGATTTACATGCTGTGATTAAGAAGGGGAATTTGCTGAAAGACATCCACAAGTGTTACATTGTCTACCAGCTCCTGAGGGCAACTAAATTCATCCACTCAGGGAATGTTATTCACAGGGATCAGAAG CCTTCCAATATCCTGCTGGATGCACAGTGCTGTGTGAAGCTGTGTGACTTCGGGCTAGCCCgttccctgtgccagctgagTGAGGACCAGCCCACCCCTGCACTGACTGAGTATGTGGCCACACGCTGGTACCGAGCCCCCGAGATCTTACTGGCCTCTCGCAA TTACACTAAGGGTGTAGACATGTGGAGCATTGGCTGTATTCTTGGCGAGATGCTGCTTGGAAAGCCTCTTTTTCCTGGGACATCAACAATGAATCAAATAGAGCAGATCCTGAGGGTCATCCCTGCTCCGTCCCCAGAAG ATATTTTGGCTCTGCAGTCAGAGTACAAGGCCTCAGTTATTAACCACATGAGTTCCCG GCAGCGAGTAGCATTTGAGGAGATTTTCCCATCCTCTACTCCATTGCCTGCCTTGGATCTGCTGAAGAAACTTCTGGTATTTAACCCTGACAAACGGCTCACAGCAGAGGAGGCTCTGCGGCATCCTTATGTGAACAG ATTCCACTGTCCTTCTAGGGAGCCCTCTTTGGATTTTGATGTGATCCTTCCTTTGGGTGATGATGTCCAGCTGTCTGTGGCAGAATATCGAAATAAATTATATGAG atgATCCTTGAAAAGAAGTCAAAGAGCCTTCCAAAGGAGCAagggcagagagaaaacattcaGCTGAGCCAGTCTGAATCCAGCACACTTCTCTCAGGTTTCAGCTCAGTGGCTGTATCTACCAGGAAAGGCCAGCAAGAACCAACACCCCCTCTTCTAAACCCTTCACATGTGCACACTGGAGCCACAGCTGGGGTCCAGCCAATAGGATCCAGCCAGAGCAAGGATTTGGCCAGAACTGTGTGTCAGAGGTCACAGACTAGTGTGATGATGTACAACCCCATCACACACACCACTGTGCAGA gaaaTGCAAATCCTGGTGCTGGGATCAGGAACTGTTCTGCACCACCTCAACAGTCCAGAATCCCCAACAATGGGAAACTAGGGAGACAAATCACACAGCCAAACACTCGGCTCTCTCCTACCAGTGTGCAGAGCCTTTACAAT AGCACTCCACTATGTATCTCtggtggaaggtgcccctgcccatggcaagggtgTGGAACAAAATGGTCTTTTTGTATCCAACTCATCCAGATATAA
- the MAPK15 gene encoding mitogen-activated protein kinase 15 isoform X1: protein MSPPEVEPLVCRKYEIKRRLGKGAYGIVWKAIDRKTGETVAVKKIFDAFRNRTDAQRTFREIMFLQKFGEHPNIIKLLDVIQAENDKDIYLIFESMETDLHAVIKKGNLLKDIHKCYIVYQLLRATKFIHSGNVIHRDQKPSNILLDAQCCVKLCDFGLARSLCQLSEDQPTPALTEYVATRWYRAPEILLASRNYTKGVDMWSIGCILGEMLLGKPLFPGTSTMNQIEQILRVIPAPSPEDILALQSEYKASVINHMSSRQRVAFEEIFPSSTPLPALDLLKKLLVFNPDKRLTAEEALRHPYVNRFHCPSREPSLDFDVILPLGDDVQLSVAEYRNKLYEMILEKKSKSLPKEQGQRENIQLSQSESSTLLSGFSSVAVSTRKGQQEPTPPLLNPSHVHTGATAGVQPIGSSQSKDLARTVCQRSQTSVMMYNPITHTTVQRNANPGAGIRNCSAPPQQSRIPNNGKLGRQITQPNTRLSPTSVQSLYNNPRNSQCNSKDVRPLVKPSKKMFQITANVGAAGDPRASMGSYSQAYGTISKSALQSLPIAKASENPEQ from the exons ATGAGCCCGCCCGAGGTGGAGCCGCTCGTGTGCCGCAAATACGAGATCAAGAGGCGCCTGGGCAAGGGG GCCTATGGCATTGTCTGGAAAGCAATTGACCGCAAGACAGGAGAAACAGTTGCTGTTAAAAAGATTTTTGatgctttcagaaacagaacagatgCTCAG AGAACATTTCGAGAGATTATGTTCCTGCAG AAATTTGGAGAACATCCAAATATCATCAAGCTGCTCGATGTTATCCAAGCAGAGAATGACAAGGACATCTACCTCATCTTCGAGTCCATGG AGACAGATTTACATGCTGTGATTAAGAAGGGGAATTTGCTGAAAGACATCCACAAGTGTTACATTGTCTACCAGCTCCTGAGGGCAACTAAATTCATCCACTCAGGGAATGTTATTCACAGGGATCAGAAG CCTTCCAATATCCTGCTGGATGCACAGTGCTGTGTGAAGCTGTGTGACTTCGGGCTAGCCCgttccctgtgccagctgagTGAGGACCAGCCCACCCCTGCACTGACTGAGTATGTGGCCACACGCTGGTACCGAGCCCCCGAGATCTTACTGGCCTCTCGCAA TTACACTAAGGGTGTAGACATGTGGAGCATTGGCTGTATTCTTGGCGAGATGCTGCTTGGAAAGCCTCTTTTTCCTGGGACATCAACAATGAATCAAATAGAGCAGATCCTGAGGGTCATCCCTGCTCCGTCCCCAGAAG ATATTTTGGCTCTGCAGTCAGAGTACAAGGCCTCAGTTATTAACCACATGAGTTCCCG GCAGCGAGTAGCATTTGAGGAGATTTTCCCATCCTCTACTCCATTGCCTGCCTTGGATCTGCTGAAGAAACTTCTGGTATTTAACCCTGACAAACGGCTCACAGCAGAGGAGGCTCTGCGGCATCCTTATGTGAACAG ATTCCACTGTCCTTCTAGGGAGCCCTCTTTGGATTTTGATGTGATCCTTCCTTTGGGTGATGATGTCCAGCTGTCTGTGGCAGAATATCGAAATAAATTATATGAG atgATCCTTGAAAAGAAGTCAAAGAGCCTTCCAAAGGAGCAagggcagagagaaaacattcaGCTGAGCCAGTCTGAATCCAGCACACTTCTCTCAGGTTTCAGCTCAGTGGCTGTATCTACCAGGAAAGGCCAGCAAGAACCAACACCCCCTCTTCTAAACCCTTCACATGTGCACACTGGAGCCACAGCTGGGGTCCAGCCAATAGGATCCAGCCAGAGCAAGGATTTGGCCAGAACTGTGTGTCAGAGGTCACAGACTAGTGTGATGATGTACAACCCCATCACACACACCACTGTGCAGA gaaaTGCAAATCCTGGTGCTGGGATCAGGAACTGTTCTGCACCACCTCAACAGTCCAGAATCCCCAACAATGGGAAACTAGGGAGACAAATCACACAGCCAAACACTCGGCTCTCTCCTACCAGTGTGCAGAGCCTTTACAAT aatcccagaaacTCTCAGTGTAACAGCAAAGATGTTCGTCCCCTTGTAAAGCCCAGTAAAAAGATGTTTCAGATCACTGCAAAcgtgggagctgcaggtgatCCAAGGGCATCAATGGGCAGCTACTCCCAGGCCTACGGAACCATCAGTAAATCTGCACTGCAGAGTCTTCCAATAGCAAAGGCCTCTGAAAACCCTGAGCAGTGA
- the MAPK15 gene encoding mitogen-activated protein kinase 15 isoform X4, which produces MSPPEVEPLVCRKYEIKRRLGKGRTFREIMFLQKFGEHPNIIKLLDVIQAENDKDIYLIFESMETDLHAVIKKGNLLKDIHKCYIVYQLLRATKFIHSGNVIHRDQKPSNILLDAQCCVKLCDFGLARSLCQLSEDQPTPALTEYVATRWYRAPEILLASRNYTKGVDMWSIGCILGEMLLGKPLFPGTSTMNQIEQILRVIPAPSPEDILALQSEYKASVINHMSSRQRVAFEEIFPSSTPLPALDLLKKLLVFNPDKRLTAEEALRHPYVNRFHCPSREPSLDFDVILPLGDDVQLSVAEYRNKLYEMILEKKSKSLPKEQGQRENIQLSQSESSTLLSGFSSVAVSTRKGQQEPTPPLLNPSHVHTGATAGVQPIGSSQSKDLARTVCQRSQTSVMMYNPITHTTVQRNANPGAGIRNCSAPPQQSRIPNNGKLGRQITQPNTRLSPTSVQSLYNNPRNSQCNSKDVRPLVKPSKKMFQITANVGAAGDPRASMGSYSQAYGTISKSALQSLPIAKASENPEQ; this is translated from the exons ATGAGCCCGCCCGAGGTGGAGCCGCTCGTGTGCCGCAAATACGAGATCAAGAGGCGCCTGGGCAAGGGG AGAACATTTCGAGAGATTATGTTCCTGCAG AAATTTGGAGAACATCCAAATATCATCAAGCTGCTCGATGTTATCCAAGCAGAGAATGACAAGGACATCTACCTCATCTTCGAGTCCATGG AGACAGATTTACATGCTGTGATTAAGAAGGGGAATTTGCTGAAAGACATCCACAAGTGTTACATTGTCTACCAGCTCCTGAGGGCAACTAAATTCATCCACTCAGGGAATGTTATTCACAGGGATCAGAAG CCTTCCAATATCCTGCTGGATGCACAGTGCTGTGTGAAGCTGTGTGACTTCGGGCTAGCCCgttccctgtgccagctgagTGAGGACCAGCCCACCCCTGCACTGACTGAGTATGTGGCCACACGCTGGTACCGAGCCCCCGAGATCTTACTGGCCTCTCGCAA TTACACTAAGGGTGTAGACATGTGGAGCATTGGCTGTATTCTTGGCGAGATGCTGCTTGGAAAGCCTCTTTTTCCTGGGACATCAACAATGAATCAAATAGAGCAGATCCTGAGGGTCATCCCTGCTCCGTCCCCAGAAG ATATTTTGGCTCTGCAGTCAGAGTACAAGGCCTCAGTTATTAACCACATGAGTTCCCG GCAGCGAGTAGCATTTGAGGAGATTTTCCCATCCTCTACTCCATTGCCTGCCTTGGATCTGCTGAAGAAACTTCTGGTATTTAACCCTGACAAACGGCTCACAGCAGAGGAGGCTCTGCGGCATCCTTATGTGAACAG ATTCCACTGTCCTTCTAGGGAGCCCTCTTTGGATTTTGATGTGATCCTTCCTTTGGGTGATGATGTCCAGCTGTCTGTGGCAGAATATCGAAATAAATTATATGAG atgATCCTTGAAAAGAAGTCAAAGAGCCTTCCAAAGGAGCAagggcagagagaaaacattcaGCTGAGCCAGTCTGAATCCAGCACACTTCTCTCAGGTTTCAGCTCAGTGGCTGTATCTACCAGGAAAGGCCAGCAAGAACCAACACCCCCTCTTCTAAACCCTTCACATGTGCACACTGGAGCCACAGCTGGGGTCCAGCCAATAGGATCCAGCCAGAGCAAGGATTTGGCCAGAACTGTGTGTCAGAGGTCACAGACTAGTGTGATGATGTACAACCCCATCACACACACCACTGTGCAGA gaaaTGCAAATCCTGGTGCTGGGATCAGGAACTGTTCTGCACCACCTCAACAGTCCAGAATCCCCAACAATGGGAAACTAGGGAGACAAATCACACAGCCAAACACTCGGCTCTCTCCTACCAGTGTGCAGAGCCTTTACAAT aatcccagaaacTCTCAGTGTAACAGCAAAGATGTTCGTCCCCTTGTAAAGCCCAGTAAAAAGATGTTTCAGATCACTGCAAAcgtgggagctgcaggtgatCCAAGGGCATCAATGGGCAGCTACTCCCAGGCCTACGGAACCATCAGTAAATCTGCACTGCAGAGTCTTCCAATAGCAAAGGCCTCTGAAAACCCTGAGCAGTGA